From a region of the Lactuca sativa cultivar Salinas chromosome 4, Lsat_Salinas_v11, whole genome shotgun sequence genome:
- the LOC111920465 gene encoding protein LAX PANICLE 2 isoform X1 — MTMFPVHRQNLRKKNSFGCYGGACGGGRRYLEGEYDCFISLGGASDLMAEDESRTEISINNEETAGSSSKQDNIHQEINKEDDGGWLQLSLGGGTHVQSTMSHNNYQISLGPRLVELDLLPGGSGSSSGGGETSSQQILMRPLNNLTAAPLPPPPPQHHHHHLGFQAPDFRSSLPIITAAPSPTFFLQQHRGSPASTTIDSLPAMTFIHHDQQYDNNFLPFRPYPLTLNPHLSSSPSFSGSLEQPPGSGSYQGRPLHFPGGLDITGPPPRIDLRVVDPPRRPHSGVWFILQASQNQTKEPYLPQVPKSYLRIKDGRMTVRLLIKYLVNKLKLDSEFEVEITCKGQQLLPFMTLQHVRDNIWNSPRNEVVFPHSSATIDHLMLLNYGRIA; from the exons ATGACCATGTTTCCTGTTCATCGGCAAAACCTCAGGAAGAAAAATAGTTTCGGTTGTTATGGTGGGGCTTGCGGTGGTGGGCGGCGTTATTTGGAAGGTGAGTATGACTGTTTCATCAGCTTAGGCGGAGCATCTGATCTAATGGCTGAGGATGAATCAAGAACGGAGATTAGTATTAACAACGAAGAAACAGCAGGATCAAGCTCCAAGCAGGATAATATTCATCAAGAGATTAACAAAGAAGATGATGGAGGGTGGCTACAATTGAGTTTAGGAGGTGGTACTCATGTGCAGTCGACGATGAGCCATAATAATTACCAAATTTCGTTGGGTCCAAGATTAGTCGAGCTTGATCTGTTACCTGGTGGCAGCGGTAGCAGCAGCGGTGGCGGTGAGACTTCCTCACAACAAATATTGATGAGACCGCTAAATAATTTAACTGCAgctcctcttcctcctcctcctccgcagcaccaccaccaccacctcggTTTTCAAGCTCCAGATTTTCGAAGTTCTCTCCCGATCATAACAGCAGCGCCATCGCCGACCTTCTTTTTGCAACAACATCGGGGGTCGCCAGCTAGTACTACTATCGATTCCCTACCCGCCATGACTTTTATTCATCATGATCAACAATACGACAACAATTTTCTGCCGTTTAGGCCTTATCCGCTAACGCTTAATCCTCATCTATCTTCATCCCCATCCTTTTCTGGTTCTTTGGAGCAACCACCAGGTTCAGGTTCTTATCAAGGCCGACCACTCCATTTCCCCGGTGGCTTAGATATAACCGGACCACCACCCCGTATCGATTTACGAGTGGTGGATCCACCCAGAAGACCTCATTCTGGTGTTTGGTTTATTCTTCAAGCATCGCAAAACCA AACAAAAGAACCGTATTTGCCTCAAGTACCGAAGAGCTACCTTAGAATCAA GGATGGAAGGATGACTGTTCGATTGTTAATCAAGTATTTGGTTAATAAACTCAAACTGGATAGCGAATTTGAG GTAGAAATAACATGTAAAGGACAACAACTTTTGCCCTTCATGACGCTACAACATGTAAGAGATAACATTTGGAATAGTCCAAGAAACGAAGTTGTGTTTCCTCACTCCTCAGCCACCATTGATCACCTCATGCTGCTCAACTACGGCAGGATAGCATGA
- the LOC111920465 gene encoding protein LAX PANICLE 2 isoform X2 encodes MTMFPVHRQNLRKKNSFGCYGGACGGGRRYLEGEYDCFISLGGASDLMAEDESRTEISINNEETAGSSSKQDNIHQEINKEDDGGWLQLSLGGGTHVQSTMSHNNYQISLGPRLVELDLLPGGSGSSSGGGETSSQQILMRPLNNLTAAPLPPPPPQHHHHHLGFQAPDFRSSLPIITAAPSPTFFLQQHRGSPASTTIDSLPAMTFIHHDQQYDNNFLPFRPYPLTLNPHLSSSPSFSGSLEQPPGSGSYQGRPLHFPGGLDITGPPPRIDLRVVDPPRRPHSGVWFILQASQNQTKEPYLPQVPKSYLRIKDGRMTVRLLIKYLVNKLKLDSEFEGLWFHHNTF; translated from the exons ATGACCATGTTTCCTGTTCATCGGCAAAACCTCAGGAAGAAAAATAGTTTCGGTTGTTATGGTGGGGCTTGCGGTGGTGGGCGGCGTTATTTGGAAGGTGAGTATGACTGTTTCATCAGCTTAGGCGGAGCATCTGATCTAATGGCTGAGGATGAATCAAGAACGGAGATTAGTATTAACAACGAAGAAACAGCAGGATCAAGCTCCAAGCAGGATAATATTCATCAAGAGATTAACAAAGAAGATGATGGAGGGTGGCTACAATTGAGTTTAGGAGGTGGTACTCATGTGCAGTCGACGATGAGCCATAATAATTACCAAATTTCGTTGGGTCCAAGATTAGTCGAGCTTGATCTGTTACCTGGTGGCAGCGGTAGCAGCAGCGGTGGCGGTGAGACTTCCTCACAACAAATATTGATGAGACCGCTAAATAATTTAACTGCAgctcctcttcctcctcctcctccgcagcaccaccaccaccacctcggTTTTCAAGCTCCAGATTTTCGAAGTTCTCTCCCGATCATAACAGCAGCGCCATCGCCGACCTTCTTTTTGCAACAACATCGGGGGTCGCCAGCTAGTACTACTATCGATTCCCTACCCGCCATGACTTTTATTCATCATGATCAACAATACGACAACAATTTTCTGCCGTTTAGGCCTTATCCGCTAACGCTTAATCCTCATCTATCTTCATCCCCATCCTTTTCTGGTTCTTTGGAGCAACCACCAGGTTCAGGTTCTTATCAAGGCCGACCACTCCATTTCCCCGGTGGCTTAGATATAACCGGACCACCACCCCGTATCGATTTACGAGTGGTGGATCCACCCAGAAGACCTCATTCTGGTGTTTGGTTTATTCTTCAAGCATCGCAAAACCA AACAAAAGAACCGTATTTGCCTCAAGTACCGAAGAGCTACCTTAGAATCAA GGATGGAAGGATGACTGTTCGATTGTTAATCAAGTATTTGGTTAATAAACTCAAACTGGATAGCGAATTTGAG GGATTGTGGTTCCATCATAACACCTTCTAA